Proteins co-encoded in one Sporosarcina sp. FSL K6-1522 genomic window:
- a CDS encoding arsenic transporter, whose amino-acid sequence MSYQVVISGLVFLTTMLVIFWRPRGMNEAWPAAIGAAIILLAGIVSQADVMDIISKIGGASITIIATIVMAVILESFGFFHWAAARLASLSRGSGHRLYWYIQLLCFLMTLLFNNDGSILITTPILILLLKNIQLKPHQQIPYLLSGALIATASSAPIGVSNIVNLIALNIVEMSLWMHTAMMFVPATLGLVFMSGLMYIVVRKKLPKTLPDSIMDVEESFFTKSFHPLKTTISVEKKQQRTKFMLKVLLFVFVMRCLLFVASYVNIPIEIVAVLGSVVLLVWRWYHLRTNPVDILKKTPWHILIFAFSMYVIIFGLHNVGLTALLVKLCEPIVNQGLFQASFIMGGLVSVLSNLFNNHPALMIGTITLTEMGLDPITLKTIYLANIIGSDMGSLLLPIGTLASLIWMHILRNNKIKIAWKDYLSVSLIVIPITTIVTLTLLYFWVQMIFAQ is encoded by the coding sequence ATGAGTTATCAGGTTGTAATCTCAGGTTTGGTATTCCTTACGACTATGTTAGTCATATTTTGGAGACCTAGAGGAATGAATGAGGCGTGGCCAGCGGCAATTGGAGCTGCAATCATTCTGTTAGCGGGGATCGTGTCACAAGCAGACGTCATGGATATCATCAGTAAGATTGGGGGGGCATCCATAACCATTATCGCAACGATTGTCATGGCTGTTATATTAGAGAGTTTCGGTTTTTTTCACTGGGCAGCCGCAAGACTTGCGAGTTTGTCGAGAGGTTCAGGTCATCGTTTATATTGGTATATCCAGTTACTCTGTTTTTTGATGACACTATTATTTAATAACGATGGAAGTATCTTAATTACGACACCGATTTTAATTTTACTACTAAAAAATATACAGTTAAAACCGCATCAACAAATTCCGTACTTACTAAGTGGTGCACTCATTGCAACCGCGTCAAGTGCACCTATTGGAGTTAGTAATATTGTTAACCTGATTGCATTGAATATCGTTGAAATGTCGCTCTGGATGCATACAGCAATGATGTTTGTCCCAGCGACCTTGGGATTGGTATTTATGTCTGGGTTGATGTATATCGTAGTAAGGAAGAAACTACCGAAAACTTTACCAGATTCCATAATGGATGTGGAAGAATCCTTTTTCACGAAAAGTTTTCACCCATTAAAAACAACGATTTCTGTTGAGAAAAAACAACAACGTACTAAATTTATGTTGAAGGTATTGCTGTTTGTTTTCGTTATGCGTTGTCTCCTTTTTGTTGCATCGTATGTCAACATTCCCATTGAAATTGTTGCGGTTCTTGGATCGGTCGTTTTGCTCGTATGGAGATGGTATCATTTGCGGACGAACCCAGTGGACATCTTAAAGAAAACCCCTTGGCACATTCTTATTTTTGCCTTCTCTATGTACGTGATTATATTCGGTCTGCATAACGTGGGACTTACAGCGTTATTAGTGAAATTGTGTGAACCTATTGTGAATCAGGGGCTATTCCAGGCGAGTTTTATCATGGGAGGATTAGTTTCGGTACTGTCTAACCTCTTTAATAATCATCCGGCTTTAATGATTGGGACGATTACCTTAACGGAGATGGGGTTAGATCCGATTACATTAAAGACCATCTATCTTGCAAATATTATTGGGAGTGATATGGGATCATTGCTGTTGCCAATTGGGACACTAGCTTCTCTTATTTGGATGCATATTCTAAGGAACAATAAGATAAAGATTGCTTGGAAAGATTATTTAAGCGTCTCCCTGATTGTCATTCCAATAACAACAATCGTCACATTGACATTGCTTTATTTTTGGGTGCAAATGATTTTTGCCCAATGA
- a CDS encoding general stress protein, with protein MTIKKTVENAVQAKKEIEDLVTQGYTHDDIYLFAHDKKRGNHITDALDTETVSMKDQGFFQSMKNMFTSRGDELRSKMEVAGLSKAEAAIAEEELDQGKLIIVAKK; from the coding sequence ATGACAATCAAAAAAACTGTAGAAAATGCAGTACAAGCAAAAAAGGAAATTGAAGATTTGGTCACGCAAGGCTATACCCATGACGATATCTACCTGTTTGCACATGATAAAAAAAGAGGCAATCACATTACCGATGCCCTCGACACAGAAACTGTCAGTATGAAAGACCAAGGCTTCTTCCAAAGCATGAAAAATATGTTTACTTCCCGCGGCGATGAGCTGCGCAGCAAAATGGAAGTAGCGGGCTTATCGAAGGCCGAAGCTGCGATTGCTGAAGAAGAACTCGATCAGGGTAAACTCATCATCGTTGCGAAGAAATAA